The proteins below come from a single Natrinema sp. SYSU A 869 genomic window:
- a CDS encoding glycosyltransferase family 2 protein, giving the protein MYKGDQIGVVVTAYDEASFVGRVIETVPDFVDRIYAVDDRSPDESWAVIQRVARQVNEAADGETAPEIAVADGGDDRRVVPIRHTENRGYGAAVKTGYRRAAEDGMDVVAVMNGDGQMDPAILDRIIDPVVTGEVDYAKGNRLLRPEDREDMSTFRFVGNAMLTGLSKFASGYWSIGDPQNGYTAISREAIEELDLEMITDQYGFLNHLLTALNVAGFRVADVPMSAVYGEEESSIEYVSFVRFVSLLLLRSFCWRLANRYVIRSFNPAIVYYGAGTVGLAGGLAGLVGSAARTARGEDGLTGMIAAVIAALLGLLSLGTAIRLDAEANEDLERPCADQARADRDQERDERAPAQGDST; this is encoded by the coding sequence ATGTATAAGGGGGACCAGATCGGCGTCGTCGTGACGGCCTATGACGAGGCGTCGTTTGTCGGCCGCGTCATCGAGACGGTGCCCGACTTCGTCGATCGGATCTACGCCGTCGACGACCGCTCACCCGACGAGAGCTGGGCGGTCATTCAGCGGGTCGCCCGGCAAGTCAACGAAGCGGCAGACGGCGAGACCGCCCCGGAGATTGCGGTGGCCGACGGCGGCGACGACCGACGCGTTGTCCCGATCCGCCACACGGAGAACCGCGGCTACGGTGCGGCGGTCAAGACCGGCTACCGCCGCGCCGCCGAGGACGGGATGGATGTCGTCGCCGTGATGAACGGCGATGGGCAGATGGATCCGGCCATCCTCGATCGGATCATCGACCCGGTCGTCACGGGCGAGGTCGACTACGCTAAGGGCAACCGGCTGCTCCGCCCCGAGGACCGCGAGGACATGTCGACGTTTCGCTTCGTCGGGAACGCGATGCTCACCGGCCTCTCGAAGTTCGCCTCGGGCTACTGGTCGATCGGCGACCCACAGAACGGCTATACCGCCATCTCGCGAGAGGCGATCGAGGAACTCGATCTCGAGATGATCACCGACCAATACGGCTTCCTCAACCACCTGCTGACCGCCCTCAACGTGGCCGGGTTTCGGGTCGCGGACGTTCCCATGTCGGCCGTCTATGGCGAGGAGGAGAGCAGCATCGAGTACGTGTCGTTCGTTCGGTTCGTCTCGCTCCTCTTGCTCCGGAGTTTCTGCTGGCGGCTCGCGAACCGGTACGTGATCCGGTCGTTCAATCCGGCGATCGTCTACTACGGTGCCGGCACGGTGGGCCTGGCCGGTGGGCTGGCAGGGCTCGTCGGCTCGGCCGCTCGGACGGCTCGGGGCGAGGACGGCCTTACGGGGATGATCGCCGCGGTCATCGCTGCTCTACTCGGGCTCCTCTCGCTCGGCACCGCCATCCGGCTCGACGCCGAGGCGAACGAAGACCTCGAGCGCCCGTGTGCCGATCAGGCGAGAGCGGACCGGGATCAGGAGCGCGACGAGCGAGCGCCGGCACAAGGCGACTCGACGTAA
- a CDS encoding glycosyltransferase, with amino-acid sequence MHVLTLTTNADAPFMTQQLAALEERGISFTTVSVAGEVDADTDRSPADYVRTVPRVIREAGSGYDLIHAHYGLTAPMALAQLRQPVVLSLWGSDVHGPVAPVSRLSAPFCEEVVVMSEEMREALGRDCTVIPDGVDLEKFRPEPQERAKKRVGWDDDEDTYEVLFPYSPARGVKNYPRAERVVTVVNNLLERPVRLRTVSGVDHDAVSDYMNAADALLLTSDSEGSPNSVKEALACNLPIVAVDVGDVRERLAGVNSSHVATSDEDLIRGLIDVLERDERSNGREAAREVSIDRTADRMLAVYERVAGTVIETEAGSETRRVEGAAGRLE; translated from the coding sequence ATGCACGTCCTCACGCTCACGACGAACGCCGACGCTCCCTTCATGACCCAGCAGCTAGCGGCGCTCGAGGAGCGGGGCATCTCGTTTACCACGGTATCGGTGGCCGGCGAGGTCGACGCCGACACCGACCGATCGCCGGCGGATTACGTGCGGACCGTCCCGAGGGTCATTAGAGAGGCGGGATCCGGCTACGACCTGATCCACGCCCACTACGGCCTGACGGCACCGATGGCGCTCGCACAGCTCCGGCAGCCGGTCGTCCTCTCGCTGTGGGGGTCTGACGTGCACGGCCCCGTCGCTCCCGTCAGCCGGCTCTCCGCGCCGTTCTGTGAGGAGGTCGTCGTCATGTCCGAAGAGATGCGTGAGGCCCTCGGCCGCGACTGTACGGTGATCCCCGACGGGGTCGACCTTGAGAAGTTCCGGCCGGAGCCACAGGAGAGAGCGAAGAAACGGGTCGGTTGGGACGACGATGAGGACACATACGAGGTACTGTTTCCGTACTCGCCCGCACGCGGAGTAAAAAATTATCCGCGGGCAGAGCGCGTCGTGACCGTCGTCAACAACCTCCTCGAGCGACCGGTGCGGCTCCGGACCGTCTCCGGTGTCGACCACGACGCCGTCTCGGACTACATGAACGCCGCCGACGCGCTCCTGTTGACCTCCGATAGCGAGGGCTCGCCGAACTCGGTGAAGGAGGCCCTGGCCTGCAACCTCCCTATCGTCGCTGTCGACGTGGGCGACGTTCGGGAGCGCCTGGCCGGCGTCAACTCCTCGCACGTCGCAACGAGCGACGAGGACCTGATTCGCGGGTTGATCGACGTCCTCGAGCGCGACGAGCGATCGAACGGCCGCGAGGCCGCTCGCGAGGTCAGTATCGACCGCACGGCCGACCGGATGCTCGCGGTCTACGAACGGGTCGCCGGGACGGTGATCGAGACCGAGGCCGGCAGTGAGACGCGGCGCGTGGAGGGTGCGGCGGGCCGACTCGAGTAA
- a CDS encoding DUF354 domain-containing protein produces the protein MRILVLANTPAHVHLYRHAVDRLERAGHDVLVLTREYACTTDLLDYFDMPYRVYGDHETEGYSKLGFARELGGQFLTIGAEAVRFNPDIVFGRGPYAAYAGTLTRTPVVLVLDDEPGDFNHTVSRPFADCIISPKVTRRDLGDAHYTFDGFKECAYLHPDVFEPNDDVREYLDVDPDEPYVLVRFNALDALHDADLEGFRPEQRRDLIKRLSEEATVFVSDEGDEMDLRELPARSYDLHPALIHDAMAEASLLVADTGTMVNEAALLGTPAFRYRGTDDHEYGEFRELERAGLAEQFDEYDAVHDRSLEILADDGANDRWQTRRREYTDDLVNLTDLLVDVARSRGELERLDRSTKRVLQPRSRSM, from the coding sequence ATGCGGATCCTCGTCTTGGCCAATACGCCCGCACATGTTCATCTGTATCGACACGCCGTCGACCGCCTCGAGCGAGCGGGACACGACGTGCTCGTGCTCACCCGGGAGTACGCCTGTACGACCGACCTACTCGACTATTTCGACATGCCCTACCGGGTATATGGCGACCACGAAACGGAGGGCTACTCGAAACTGGGGTTTGCCCGTGAGCTGGGCGGCCAGTTCCTGACGATCGGGGCCGAAGCGGTCCGGTTCAATCCCGACATCGTTTTCGGCCGAGGGCCCTACGCGGCCTACGCCGGCACGCTCACGCGGACGCCGGTCGTCCTCGTCCTCGACGACGAACCCGGAGACTTCAATCACACCGTGTCGCGACCGTTCGCCGACTGTATTATCTCCCCGAAAGTGACGCGCCGCGATCTTGGCGACGCTCACTACACCTTCGACGGGTTCAAGGAATGTGCCTATCTCCACCCCGACGTCTTCGAACCGAACGACGACGTCCGCGAGTACCTCGACGTCGACCCGGACGAACCGTACGTCCTCGTCCGGTTCAACGCCCTCGACGCGCTCCACGACGCCGATCTCGAGGGGTTCCGTCCCGAACAGCGCCGGGACCTGATCAAGCGCCTGAGCGAGGAAGCAACGGTTTTCGTCTCCGACGAGGGCGACGAGATGGACCTCCGGGAACTCCCCGCCCGGTCCTACGACCTCCACCCAGCCCTGATTCACGACGCCATGGCCGAGGCCTCGCTGCTGGTCGCCGACACAGGAACGATGGTCAACGAGGCCGCGCTGCTCGGCACGCCCGCCTTCCGCTACCGCGGAACCGACGACCACGAGTACGGCGAGTTCCGGGAACTCGAGCGCGCTGGCCTGGCCGAACAGTTCGACGAGTACGATGCGGTTCACGATCGCTCCCTCGAAATCCTCGCCGACGACGGTGCGAACGATCGCTGGCAAACGCGGCGACGGGAGTATACGGATGACCTCGTGAATCTCACTGACTTGCTCGTCGATGTCGCTCGGTCTCGCGGTGAACTCGAGCGACTCGATCGGTCGACGAAGCGAGTCCTACAGCCCCGTTCGCGATCGATGTAA